In Phenylobacterium koreense, one DNA window encodes the following:
- a CDS encoding NAD+ synthase, with translation MTQRLVIAAVQANPTVGAIAHNEALARKHIGQAKAAGVDLAVFSELFINGYPPEDLAMKPAFWAAGKAAVERLALETKDGPAALVGVIWPNADPKKRPYNGLAFLAEGEVKGVAFKADLPNYGVFDEKRVFEPGVEPRVFELKGVRLGVPICEDIWSAAVCADLAAKGAEILLVPNGSPFRRTADDERMAVSKARVAETGLPLLYVNEVGGQDELVFDGGSFALSAAGEVVMRLPMFEEGFALTVWEKGAGGWACREAPMADWPTGPEEIYRAMVLGLRDYVNKSGFPGVLLGLSGGVDSAISAVVAADALGPDRVRCFMLPSRYTSTESLEDAADCATRLGVRLDEISIAPAIDAFAQMLTPHFENKAPDLTEENIQARARGLSLMALSNKLGHMLLTTGNKSEMAVGYATLYGDMCGGYNVIKDVYKTEVYAVCDWRNANDPFGVAASPIPERIITKAPSAELRPDQKDQDSLPEYAELDAILHGLVEEEATLDEIVARGFAPEIVEKVQRLLYSSEYKRRQAAPGVKIGPRAFGRDRRYPIVNGFRDAVTTS, from the coding sequence ATGACCCAACGCCTTGTGATCGCCGCCGTCCAAGCCAATCCGACCGTGGGCGCCATCGCCCACAATGAAGCTCTAGCCAGGAAGCATATCGGGCAGGCCAAGGCGGCCGGCGTCGATCTCGCGGTGTTCTCCGAGCTCTTCATCAACGGCTATCCGCCGGAGGACCTGGCGATGAAGCCGGCCTTCTGGGCGGCGGGCAAGGCGGCGGTCGAGCGCCTGGCCCTGGAGACCAAGGATGGGCCCGCCGCCCTGGTCGGGGTGATCTGGCCCAACGCCGACCCCAAGAAGCGCCCTTACAACGGCCTGGCGTTCCTGGCCGAGGGCGAGGTCAAGGGCGTGGCCTTCAAGGCCGACCTGCCCAACTACGGGGTCTTCGACGAAAAGCGCGTCTTCGAGCCGGGCGTCGAACCGCGGGTCTTCGAACTGAAGGGCGTGCGCCTGGGCGTTCCGATCTGCGAGGACATCTGGTCCGCCGCCGTCTGCGCCGACCTCGCCGCCAAAGGCGCGGAAATCCTGCTGGTCCCCAATGGCTCGCCCTTCCGCCGCACCGCCGACGACGAACGGATGGCTGTCTCCAAGGCTAGGGTCGCCGAGACCGGCCTGCCGCTGCTCTACGTCAACGAGGTCGGCGGCCAGGACGAGCTGGTCTTCGATGGCGGCTCCTTCGCCCTCTCGGCCGCCGGCGAGGTGGTCATGCGCCTGCCGATGTTCGAGGAAGGCTTCGCCCTGACCGTCTGGGAGAAGGGCGCCGGCGGCTGGGCTTGCCGTGAGGCGCCGATGGCTGACTGGCCGACCGGGCCGGAGGAGATCTATCGCGCCATGGTCCTTGGCCTGCGCGACTATGTGAACAAGTCCGGCTTCCCCGGCGTGCTTCTGGGTCTGTCCGGCGGGGTCGACTCCGCCATCAGCGCCGTGGTCGCCGCCGACGCCCTCGGCCCCGACCGCGTCCGCTGCTTCATGCTGCCCTCGCGCTACACCAGCACCGAGAGCCTGGAGGACGCCGCCGATTGCGCCACCCGCCTGGGCGTGCGGCTGGACGAGATCTCCATCGCCCCGGCTATCGACGCCTTCGCCCAGATGCTGACCCCGCATTTCGAGAACAAGGCGCCGGACCTGACGGAAGAGAACATCCAGGCCCGGGCGCGGGGCCTCTCGCTCATGGCCCTTTCCAACAAGCTCGGCCACATGCTGCTCACCACCGGCAACAAGTCCGAGATGGCGGTCGGCTACGCCACCCTCTACGGCGACATGTGCGGCGGCTACAACGTGATCAAGGACGTCTACAAGACCGAGGTCTACGCCGTCTGCGACTGGCGCAACGCGAACGATCCCTTCGGCGTCGCCGCCAGCCCGATCCCCGAGCGCATCATCACAAAGGCCCCCTCGGCCGAGCTGCGCCCCGACCAGAAGGATCAGGACAGCCTGCCGGAGTACGCCGAGCTCGACGCCATCCTTCACGGCCTGGTGGAGGAGGAGGCGACCCTCGACGAGATCGTCGCCCGCGGCTTCGCCCCCGAGATCGTCGAGAAGGTCCAGCGCCTGCTCTACAGCTCCGAATACAAGCGCCGCCAGGCCGCCCCCGGCGTGAAGATCGGTCCGCGCGCCTTCGGCCGCGACCGCCGCTATCCCATCGTCAACGGCTTCCGCGACGCGGTGACCACCTCGTGA
- a CDS encoding MmyB family transcriptional regulator, which translates to MQPALARTATWDVVAWNRAAAAALFDYGALPPERRNILCVIFGDGRLQSCDLGRCDADPRASGNPGRGCRPGLTSL; encoded by the coding sequence ATGCAGCCGGCCCTGGCGAGGACGGCGACATGGGATGTCGTGGCCTGGAACAGGGCGGCTGCCGCCGCGCTATTCGACTATGGCGCGCTTCCGCCGGAGCGCCGGAACATCCTGTGCGTCATCTTCGGCGATGGTCGTCTACAATCCTGCGACCTTGGACGATGCGACGCGGATCCGCGCGCGTCTGGAAACCCTGGACGCGGCTGCCGTCCCGGCCTGACCTCCTTGTAA
- the dksA gene encoding RNA polymerase-binding protein DksA yields the protein MSTATMLAEKPEYRPSEDEEFMNERQLEYFKQKLLNWKEDILRESRETLAHLQSETENHPDLADRATSETDRALELRTRDRQRKLISKIDEALRRIEDGSYGYCEDTGEPIGVARLEARPIATLSLEAQERHERKERVHRDD from the coding sequence ATGAGCACGGCCACTATGTTGGCGGAAAAGCCAGAATATCGTCCTTCCGAGGACGAGGAGTTCATGAACGAGCGTCAGCTCGAGTACTTCAAGCAAAAGCTCTTGAACTGGAAAGAGGACATTTTGCGGGAGTCCCGCGAAACCCTCGCCCATCTTCAGAGCGAAACCGAAAACCATCCTGACCTGGCAGACAGGGCGACGTCGGAAACCGACCGAGCTCTTGAGCTCCGCACTCGGGATCGCCAGCGCAAGTTGATTTCCAAGATCGACGAAGCGCTGCGCCGGATCGAGGACGGCTCTTACGGCTACTGCGAGGATACGGGCGAGCCGATCGGCGTCGCTCGCCTGGAGGCTCGTCCGATCGCGACGCTGAGCCTCGAGGCCCAGGAGCGGCACGAACGCAAAGAGCGCGTTCACCGCGACGACTAG
- the fliX gene encoding flagellar assembly regulator FliX, with protein MKVSGTSGVGSTGGSGKARPAGGDGFHLNQAPAAAGAAQVARAAGVAGVMSVDAILALQDIGGPLERKRRAVSRAGRILDVLEDVKIALLSGEVSLNDLQRLQQAVHDERLSTDDERLESVLNEIETRAAVELAKLERANRAA; from the coding sequence ATGAAGGTCAGCGGTACAAGCGGCGTCGGTTCGACCGGCGGCTCCGGCAAGGCCAGACCGGCGGGCGGCGACGGGTTCCACCTGAACCAGGCCCCGGCGGCGGCGGGCGCGGCCCAGGTCGCACGCGCGGCGGGCGTCGCGGGCGTCATGAGCGTCGATGCGATCCTGGCGCTCCAGGACATCGGCGGGCCGCTGGAACGCAAGCGCCGGGCGGTCAGCCGGGCGGGCCGGATTCTCGATGTTCTCGAAGACGTGAAGATCGCCCTTCTTTCGGGCGAGGTGTCGCTTAACGATCTACAGCGCCTGCAACAGGCAGTTCACGATGAACGCCTAAGCACCGATGACGAGCGCCTGGAAAGCGTGTTGAACGAGATTGAAACGCGTGCCGCCGTGGAACTTGCTAAACTCGAACGTGCGAATCGTGCGGCTTAA
- a CDS encoding flagellar basal body P-ring protein FlgI, which translates to MRRSIRLFSAAFLAAALAAGPSFAKSRIKDIVEFEGVRDNMLVGYGLVVGLNGTGDSLRNAAFTRQSLEAMLERLGVNTRDANLNTKNVAAVMVTARLPAFAAAGSPIDASVSAMGDAKSLQGGTLLVTPLMGADGQAYAISQGTVQTGSISATGASGTSVSKGVPTAGRIAGGAIVEREVGFQLASMSELRMTLRNPDFSTARKIAEAVNGRFPGTARADNPTIVTLRPPGGQDLVSFMSQVENLSVDTDAPAKVVIDEVAGVVVMGENVRISTVAIAQGNLTITVRESPAVSQPAPFSQGRTTVVPQSDVQVDEEKGKKLITLRDGASLSSLVAGLNALGVTPRDMISILQTIKAAGALQADIEVM; encoded by the coding sequence ATGCGCCGTTCAATCCGCCTCTTCAGCGCCGCCTTCCTGGCCGCCGCCCTCGCCGCCGGGCCGAGCTTCGCCAAGTCGCGCATCAAGGACATCGTCGAGTTCGAGGGCGTGCGCGACAACATGCTGGTCGGCTATGGCCTGGTGGTCGGCCTGAACGGCACCGGCGACTCGCTGCGCAACGCCGCCTTCACCCGCCAGAGCCTGGAAGCGATGCTGGAGCGGCTGGGGGTCAACACCCGCGACGCCAACCTCAACACCAAGAACGTGGCCGCCGTCATGGTCACCGCCCGCCTGCCCGCCTTCGCCGCGGCCGGTTCGCCGATTGACGCCTCGGTCTCGGCCATGGGCGACGCCAAGAGCCTGCAGGGCGGCACCCTGCTGGTCACCCCGCTCATGGGCGCCGACGGCCAGGCCTACGCCATCAGCCAAGGCACGGTGCAGACCGGGTCGATCTCGGCCACCGGCGCCTCGGGTACGTCGGTCTCCAAGGGCGTGCCGACCGCTGGCCGCATCGCCGGCGGCGCGATCGTCGAGCGCGAGGTCGGCTTCCAGCTCGCCAGCATGAGCGAACTGAGGATGACCCTGCGCAATCCGGACTTCAGCACGGCGCGCAAGATCGCCGAGGCGGTGAACGGCCGCTTCCCCGGCACGGCGCGGGCGGACAACCCGACCATCGTCACCCTGCGCCCGCCGGGCGGCCAGGACCTGGTCTCCTTCATGTCCCAGGTCGAGAACCTGAGCGTCGACACCGACGCCCCGGCCAAGGTGGTCATCGACGAGGTCGCCGGCGTGGTGGTGATGGGCGAGAACGTGCGGATATCCACTGTCGCCATCGCTCAAGGCAACCTGACGATCACCGTGCGGGAATCGCCTGCGGTCAGCCAGCCGGCGCCCTTCAGCCAGGGCCGGACCACGGTGGTTCCGCAGTCGGATGTCCAGGTGGACGAGGAAAAGGGCAAGAAGCTCATCACCCTCCGCGACGGCGCTTCGCTCTCGAGCCTGGTCGCCGGGCTGAACGCCCTGGGCGTCACGCCGCGGGACATGATCTCGATCCTGCAGACCATCAAGGCGGCCGGCGCGCTGCAGGCCGACATCGAGGTGATGTGA
- a CDS encoding rod-binding protein, translating to MDLAAPSALPLPAAQPTAPSAEELAKRGQIAKTAQDFEASFLSVMLGEMFKDVGAEAPFNGGVGEQAFKSFLSDAMAKQMVRNGGVGLSNRVAKEMLKLQGLS from the coding sequence ATGGACCTGGCCGCCCCTTCCGCCCTGCCCCTTCCCGCCGCCCAGCCGACGGCGCCGAGCGCCGAAGAACTGGCCAAGCGCGGCCAGATCGCCAAGACCGCCCAGGACTTCGAGGCCTCGTTCCTTTCGGTGATGCTGGGCGAGATGTTCAAGGACGTCGGCGCCGAGGCCCCGTTCAACGGCGGCGTCGGCGAGCAGGCGTTCAAATCCTTCCTGAGCGACGCCATGGCCAAGCAGATGGTCAGGAACGGCGGGGTCGGCCTGTCCAACCGCGTCGCAAAGGAAATGCTGAAACTTCAGGGCCTGAGCTAG
- a CDS encoding flagellar basal body protein, with protein sequence MAISATDAADRVEQLILLTERLTELVAQDAQAFEQRRPQDVGQNLEETSKLANIYRHESARVRANPALVSGAPLEQRTRLIRATEAFDAVLARQGRALDAAKTVSEGLVRAIAEEVAAQRQSGAGYGRGGVAAPQPSATAITLNKRA encoded by the coding sequence ATGGCGATTTCCGCCACCGACGCGGCCGACCGGGTCGAACAGCTGATCCTGCTGACCGAGCGCCTCACCGAGCTGGTGGCCCAGGACGCGCAGGCCTTCGAACAGCGCCGGCCGCAGGACGTCGGCCAGAACCTCGAAGAAACCTCCAAGCTGGCCAACATCTACCGGCACGAGTCGGCGCGGGTGCGGGCCAATCCGGCGCTGGTCTCCGGCGCGCCGCTGGAGCAGCGCACCCGCCTGATCCGGGCGACCGAGGCGTTCGACGCCGTGCTGGCCCGCCAGGGCCGCGCCCTGGACGCCGCCAAGACCGTCTCTGAGGGGCTGGTCCGCGCCATCGCCGAAGAGGTCGCCGCCCAGCGCCAGAGCGGCGCCGGCTACGGCCGCGGCGGCGTCGCCGCCCCCCAGCCTTCGGCCACGGCCATCACGCTCAACAAGCGAGCCTGA
- a CDS encoding 6,7-dimethyl-8-ribityllumazine synthase: protein MTQLVTHFEVPTASGAYRLARIAFVQSAWHSEIVDNAYQGFIKEIADLGFSENSIDRFEVPGAFEIPLHAQTLAKTGRYAAIVAAGFVVDGGIYRHDFVASSVISGLMQVQLTTEVPVFSVVLTPHHFHEHDVHQGFFREHFLVKGAEAAHACARTLASLAKLAAAA from the coding sequence ATGACCCAACTTGTCACGCACTTTGAAGTCCCCACCGCGAGCGGCGCCTATCGCCTGGCGCGGATCGCGTTCGTCCAGTCCGCCTGGCATAGCGAGATCGTCGACAACGCCTATCAGGGCTTCATCAAGGAGATCGCCGACCTCGGCTTCTCCGAGAACTCCATCGATCGTTTCGAAGTCCCCGGCGCCTTCGAGATTCCGCTGCACGCCCAGACCCTGGCCAAGACCGGCCGCTACGCCGCGATCGTCGCGGCCGGCTTCGTGGTCGACGGCGGCATCTATCGCCACGACTTCGTCGCCTCGTCGGTGATCTCCGGCCTGATGCAGGTCCAGCTCACCACCGAGGTGCCGGTGTTTTCGGTCGTGCTGACGCCGCACCATTTCCATGAGCATGACGTCCATCAGGGCTTCTTCCGCGAGCATTTCCTGGTGAAGGGGGCGGAGGCCGCGCACGCCTGCGCTCGCACCCTGGCGAGCCTCGCCAAGCTCGCCGCGGCGGCGTGA
- a CDS encoding PaaI family thioesterase, with protein MMQETVPIPPGFSRHFRHSPVTDPWEPIYSRQTEDVVVLGLVADAAHTNSRGFVHGGLISALVDNAMGLSCARRLGQGSSLVTVNLALDFLSAAQVGQWLEFDTVFMKPGATLAFAQAFVTADGAPCARASGVFRVVKKATH; from the coding sequence ATGATGCAGGAAACGGTCCCCATCCCTCCCGGCTTCTCGCGGCACTTCCGCCACAGCCCGGTGACGGATCCGTGGGAGCCGATCTACAGCCGCCAGACGGAGGACGTGGTGGTGCTGGGCCTGGTCGCGGACGCGGCCCACACCAACAGCCGCGGCTTCGTCCACGGCGGCCTGATCAGCGCCCTGGTCGATAACGCCATGGGCCTTTCCTGCGCACGCCGGCTGGGCCAGGGCAGCAGCCTCGTCACGGTGAACCTGGCCTTGGATTTCCTGAGCGCGGCGCAGGTCGGCCAATGGCTGGAATTCGACACCGTGTTCATGAAGCCAGGCGCCACCTTGGCCTTCGCCCAGGCCTTCGTCACCGCCGACGGCGCGCCCTGCGCCCGGGCGAGCGGGGTCTTCCGGGTCGTCAAGAAGGCGACTCACTAG
- a CDS encoding type II toxin-antitoxin system prevent-host-death family antitoxin, producing the protein MSSFGEPAVVTAGDISRNFGQWQDRALSGPVLVTHHGRPRVVLVSADMYSSWSSSASPAQSGSLLETSHAAVLDHMAEAFMALDDRMRISAVNHVFEAMMGLSASQMLGRTWEDLFPSFTSAVLRERLQRVLRTREAQEFEASGDGFGRHRYSVHAFPYPGGLAVLIQNRTAEHELRLAAHEGKALEEALGALSKVMVLRLNMHGLLTGIGRDFADLVGFTHEELAVRRLTDLAQHTEQTGLADALESVMETARPAQLDATLIAKDGRALPVRLGVSAIVDDLTSQGLVATVAIA; encoded by the coding sequence ATGAGCAGCTTTGGGGAGCCGGCGGTCGTCACGGCCGGAGATATCAGCCGAAATTTCGGCCAATGGCAGGATCGAGCCCTGAGCGGGCCGGTTCTCGTCACCCACCACGGACGGCCACGGGTCGTATTGGTGTCTGCTGACATGTATTCGAGCTGGAGTTCCAGCGCCTCGCCCGCGCAAAGCGGCAGCTTATTGGAAACCAGTCACGCGGCCGTCCTCGATCACATGGCCGAGGCGTTCATGGCGTTGGACGACCGGATGCGGATCAGCGCGGTCAATCACGTCTTCGAGGCCATGATGGGCCTCAGCGCGTCGCAGATGCTGGGGCGGACCTGGGAGGATCTGTTTCCTTCCTTCACCAGCGCGGTGCTGCGCGAACGGCTGCAGCGGGTGCTCAGGACCCGCGAAGCGCAGGAGTTCGAGGCCTCGGGCGACGGGTTCGGCAGACACAGATATTCGGTGCACGCGTTTCCCTATCCGGGCGGACTGGCGGTGCTGATCCAGAATCGCACGGCCGAGCATGAGCTGCGGCTGGCCGCGCACGAGGGCAAGGCTCTGGAAGAGGCGCTGGGCGCGCTGTCGAAGGTGATGGTCCTGCGTCTGAACATGCACGGCCTGCTGACCGGGATCGGCCGGGATTTCGCAGACCTCGTCGGCTTCACCCATGAGGAGTTGGCCGTCCGGCGCCTCACCGACCTGGCGCAGCATACCGAGCAGACGGGACTGGCCGACGCGCTGGAAAGCGTGATGGAAACCGCTCGCCCGGCCCAGCTCGACGCCACCCTGATCGCCAAGGATGGCCGCGCCCTGCCGGTCCGGCTCGGCGTCTCGGCGATCGTGGACGACCTGACCTCGCAGGGGCTGGTGGCCACCGTGGCGATCGCCTGA
- a CDS encoding multidrug effflux MFS transporter, which yields MKTGFARLALVLGLITAAGPFAIDMYLPALPSIGETLNASASAVQMSLTAFFVTLGVCQLVYGPMADMFGRKPPIYAGLALFIAGSIGCALAPTVETLIAFRVLQAVGACAGMVVPRAIVRDLHTGHEAARLMSLLMLVVSISPILAPLAGSALIAVGGWRSVFWAVTIAGVVGLLLAALQLQETRPAEHRAETSWSGILTGYRTLLADPAFMGLTFAGAFGMSTFFVYLAGSSFVLIGHYGLSPTVYSLFFGLNAVSFFGAAQFNGWLARRFGMAGIIRVASTGLAVTMAALVAVFALGIERLEVMTAFLLVAYAFLGVVTPTTAVLALDHHGKIAGAASALMGSLQMVVGSAVMGLAGLFADGTPGPMIAAMGACAITCFLVAQVSLRSATAAQVPAE from the coding sequence ATGAAAACCGGATTTGCACGGCTGGCGCTGGTGCTTGGGCTGATCACGGCGGCGGGTCCGTTCGCCATCGACATGTACCTGCCCGCCCTGCCCTCCATCGGCGAAACGCTGAACGCCAGCGCCTCGGCGGTGCAGATGAGCCTGACGGCCTTCTTCGTCACCCTGGGCGTCTGTCAGTTGGTCTATGGCCCGATGGCGGACATGTTCGGCCGCAAGCCGCCGATCTATGCGGGCCTTGCGCTGTTCATCGCCGGCAGCATCGGCTGCGCCCTGGCGCCCACGGTGGAGACGCTGATCGCCTTCCGCGTGCTGCAGGCGGTGGGCGCCTGCGCCGGGATGGTGGTGCCGCGCGCCATCGTCCGCGATCTGCATACCGGCCACGAGGCGGCCCGGCTGATGTCTCTGCTCATGCTGGTGGTCAGCATCTCCCCGATTCTGGCGCCGCTTGCCGGCAGCGCCTTGATCGCAGTCGGCGGCTGGCGCTCGGTCTTCTGGGCGGTGACCATCGCTGGCGTAGTCGGCCTGCTGCTGGCCGCGCTGCAGCTACAGGAGACTCGCCCCGCCGAGCACCGGGCGGAGACTTCCTGGTCCGGCATCCTGACGGGCTACCGCACCCTGCTGGCCGATCCGGCCTTCATGGGCCTGACCTTCGCCGGTGCCTTCGGCATGTCGACCTTCTTCGTCTACCTTGCGGGATCGTCCTTCGTGCTGATCGGGCACTATGGGCTCTCGCCCACCGTCTACAGCCTGTTCTTCGGCCTGAACGCCGTGTCGTTCTTCGGCGCGGCGCAGTTCAACGGCTGGCTGGCGAGGCGCTTCGGCATGGCCGGCATCATCCGCGTCGCCTCCACGGGCCTCGCCGTCACCATGGCCGCGCTGGTCGCCGTGTTCGCCCTCGGGATCGAGCGCCTGGAGGTCATGACCGCCTTTCTGCTGGTCGCCTACGCCTTCCTGGGCGTGGTGACGCCGACCACCGCGGTGCTGGCCCTGGACCACCACGGCAAGATCGCCGGAGCCGCCTCGGCGCTTATGGGCTCGCTGCAGATGGTGGTCGGCTCGGCGGTCATGGGCCTGGCGGGCCTGTTCGCCGACGGCACGCCCGGACCGATGATCGCGGCCATGGGCGCCTGCGCGATCACCTGTTTCTTGGTGGCCCAGGTCTCCCTGCGCTCGGCCACGGCGGCCCAGGTTCCGGCCGAATAG
- a CDS encoding ABC-F family ATP-binding cassette domain-containing protein yields the protein MSSFITLDGLSFRTPEGDSLFDNLTLAFGAERTGLVGRNGVGKTTLIRLMLGELAPSSGSVATRGRIGVLRQALAPAPDASLADLLGASEALARLARIEAGEGDETDFAEADWTLPARLDEALAQVGLTGIDLDRPAASLSGGQATRASLAGLLAGEPDLILLDEPTNNLDAEARAMIASALAAWKGGAVVVSHDRSLLRPMDRIVELSSLGAKVYGGGYDLYVERKAQEEAAAARDLDNAERRVAQAARDAQAAREKKARRDAAGKRFAAKGTESRLFLGGQAERAENSGGREGRIAERLQGEAVGDLAQAQERVERLRRLDFALPPSRLSAGKTVLAFEEVAFAYPGERPVIERLSFRMVGPERVAVVGPNGSGKTTLVKLAAGELQPTAGRVVSGARTALFDQKTEMLWSGETLVEAFRRLNPDAGRNEAQAALARFLFRNTAAEKLVDALSGGERLRAALACTLMSATPPQLLVLDEPTNHLDLDSIAAVEAALRGYDGAILVVSHDPDFLEAIGVERRIAF from the coding sequence ATGTCTTCCTTCATCACGCTCGACGGCCTCTCCTTTCGGACGCCTGAAGGCGACAGCCTCTTCGACAACCTGACCCTCGCTTTCGGGGCCGAACGCACCGGCCTCGTGGGGCGCAACGGCGTGGGCAAGACCACGCTGATCCGACTGATGCTGGGCGAACTGGCGCCCTCCTCGGGCTCGGTCGCCACGCGCGGCCGCATCGGCGTCCTGCGCCAGGCCCTGGCCCCGGCGCCTGACGCCAGCCTCGCCGACCTGCTGGGCGCCTCAGAGGCTCTGGCGCGGCTTGCCCGCATCGAGGCGGGCGAGGGCGACGAGACCGACTTCGCCGAGGCCGACTGGACCTTGCCGGCCCGCCTGGACGAAGCCCTGGCCCAGGTGGGGCTCACCGGGATCGACCTTGATCGACCCGCGGCCTCGCTCAGCGGCGGCCAGGCGACCCGCGCAAGCCTGGCCGGGTTGTTGGCCGGCGAGCCGGACCTCATCCTGCTGGACGAGCCGACCAATAATCTCGACGCCGAGGCGCGGGCGATGATCGCCTCGGCGCTGGCGGCCTGGAAGGGCGGAGCGGTGGTGGTCAGCCACGACCGGTCGCTGCTGCGACCGATGGACCGGATCGTCGAGCTCAGCAGCCTGGGGGCAAAGGTCTACGGCGGCGGCTATGACCTCTATGTCGAGCGCAAGGCGCAGGAAGAGGCGGCGGCCGCCCGCGACCTCGACAACGCCGAGCGCCGCGTCGCCCAGGCCGCGCGCGACGCTCAGGCCGCTCGCGAGAAAAAGGCCCGCCGCGACGCCGCCGGCAAGCGCTTCGCCGCCAAGGGGACCGAGTCCCGCCTGTTCCTGGGCGGCCAGGCCGAGCGGGCGGAGAACTCCGGCGGGCGCGAGGGGCGCATCGCCGAGCGCCTGCAGGGAGAAGCCGTCGGCGATCTGGCCCAGGCCCAGGAGCGCGTCGAGCGCCTGCGCCGGCTGGACTTCGCCCTGCCGCCGTCGCGGCTGTCGGCCGGCAAGACGGTGCTGGCCTTCGAGGAGGTCGCTTTCGCCTATCCCGGCGAGCGGCCGGTGATCGAGCGGCTGTCCTTCCGGATGGTCGGTCCCGAGCGCGTCGCCGTCGTCGGCCCCAACGGGTCGGGCAAGACCACCCTGGTGAAGCTGGCGGCCGGCGAGCTGCAACCGACCGCCGGCCGTGTCGTTTCCGGCGCGCGCACGGCGCTGTTCGACCAGAAGACCGAGATGCTGTGGTCAGGCGAGACGCTGGTCGAGGCCTTCCGCCGGCTCAATCCCGACGCCGGCCGAAACGAGGCCCAGGCCGCCCTGGCCCGCTTCCTGTTCCGCAACACCGCGGCCGAGAAGCTGGTGGATGCTCTGAGCGGCGGGGAGCGCCTGCGCGCGGCGCTCGCCTGCACGCTGATGTCGGCGACGCCGCCTCAGCTCCTGGTCCTCGACGAGCCCACCAACCACCTGGACCTCGACTCGATCGCCGCGGTCGAGGCGGCCCTACGCGGCTATGACGGCGCGATCCTGGTGGTCAGCCATGATCCCGATTTCCTGGAAGCCATCGGCGTCGAGCGGAGGATTGCGTTCTAG
- the ada gene encoding bifunctional DNA-binding transcriptional regulator/O6-methylguanine-DNA methyltransferase Ada → MQNLFETEAERWAAVTAKDREADGAFVYSVRTTGVYCRPNCAARPARRENVAFHDSIAAAEAAGFRPCKRCKPDQASLAARNAAAVARACRLIDEAEEIPSLDELAAAAGLSPFHFHRVFKAATGLTPAAYARAQRAERVRRALPESRTVTQAIYDAGFNSGGRFYEASEKVLGMAPRRFRAGGERAAIRFAVGECSLGSILVAATDKGVCAILLGDDPELLVRDLQDRFDRAELIGGDEAFEALVAKVVGLVEQPRLGHDLPLDVRGTAFQQRVWQALAQIPAGETASYAQVAERIGKPGAVRAVAQACAANALAVAIPCHRVVRNDGALSGYRWGVERKRALLEREAAA, encoded by the coding sequence ATGCAGAACCTGTTCGAGACCGAAGCCGAACGCTGGGCAGCGGTGACCGCCAAGGACCGCGAGGCGGATGGCGCCTTCGTCTATTCGGTGCGCACGACCGGCGTCTATTGCCGGCCCAACTGCGCGGCCCGGCCGGCGCGGCGCGAGAACGTCGCCTTCCACGACAGCATAGCGGCGGCGGAGGCCGCCGGTTTCCGACCCTGCAAGCGCTGCAAGCCGGACCAGGCTTCGCTGGCCGCCCGCAACGCCGCGGCCGTGGCCAGGGCCTGCCGCCTGATCGACGAGGCCGAAGAGATCCCGAGCCTGGACGAGCTCGCGGCCGCTGCGGGCCTGAGCCCGTTCCACTTCCACCGGGTGTTCAAGGCCGCCACCGGCCTGACGCCGGCCGCCTACGCCCGCGCCCAGCGCGCCGAGCGGGTCCGGCGGGCGCTGCCGGAAAGCCGGACGGTGACGCAGGCCATCTACGACGCCGGCTTCAATTCCGGCGGCCGGTTCTATGAGGCCTCCGAGAAGGTGCTGGGCATGGCCCCGCGGCGGTTCCGGGCCGGCGGCGAGCGGGCGGCGATCCGCTTCGCCGTCGGCGAATGTTCGCTGGGCTCGATCCTGGTGGCGGCGACCGACAAGGGCGTCTGCGCAATCCTGCTGGGCGATGATCCGGAGCTGCTGGTCCGTGACCTCCAGGACCGTTTCGACCGGGCCGAACTGATCGGCGGCGATGAGGCCTTCGAGGCCCTGGTCGCCAAGGTCGTGGGCCTGGTGGAACAGCCGCGCCTGGGACACGACCTGCCGCTGGACGTGCGCGGCACGGCCTTTCAGCAGCGGGTCTGGCAGGCTTTGGCGCAGATTCCGGCCGGGGAGACGGCGAGCTACGCCCAGGTGGCCGAACGCATCGGCAAGCCCGGCGCGGTTCGCGCGGTAGCCCAGGCCTGCGCGGCCAACGCGCTGGCCGTGGCGATCCCCTGCCACCGCGTAGTGCGCAACGACGGGGCGCTGTCGGGCTATCGCTGGGGCGTCGAGCGCAAGCGCGCCCTGCTCGAGCGCGAGGCGGCGGCATGA